The following are encoded in a window of Deltaproteobacteria bacterium genomic DNA:
- a CDS encoding 3-isopropylmalate dehydratase, with protein MTIRGRVYVLGDNIDTDQIIPAEYLNLVPTIPEEYCKLGSYALAGLARTPDQPPFVPPEGMTTPYTIIVAGKNFGCGSSREHAPIALGAAGTKAVVAESFARIFFRNCVATGELYPCETPARLVDAFRTNEEAILDLEANTLTNVATGAVHALRPLGDAGPVIAAGGLFAYARQTGMIAAPAAAEKFVDAGPAAGPDD; from the coding sequence ATGACGATCCGGGGCCGCGTCTACGTGCTGGGCGACAACATCGACACCGACCAGATCATCCCGGCCGAATACCTGAACCTCGTGCCCACCATCCCCGAGGAGTACTGCAAGCTCGGGAGCTATGCGCTCGCCGGGCTGGCGCGGACGCCGGACCAGCCGCCGTTCGTGCCGCCCGAAGGGATGACGACGCCGTACACGATCATCGTGGCGGGGAAGAATTTCGGCTGCGGGTCGTCGCGGGAGCACGCGCCCATCGCGCTCGGGGCGGCGGGGACGAAGGCGGTGGTGGCCGAGTCGTTCGCCCGCATCTTCTTCCGGAACTGCGTCGCCACCGGCGAACTCTATCCCTGCGAGACCCCCGCGCGCCTCGTGGACGCCTTTCGCACGAACGAGGAGGCGATCCTCGACCTCGAGGCCAACACGCTGACGAACGTGGCGACGGGGGCCGTGCACGCGCTGAGACCCCTCGGCGACGCGGGACCGGTGATCGCCGCGGGCGGGCTCTTCGCCTACGCGCGGCAGACGGGGATGATCGCCGCGCCGGCCGCCGCGGAGAAGTTCGTGGACGCCGGTCCGGCGGCGGGTCCTGACGACTGA
- a CDS encoding homoaconitate hydratase family protein produces MSMTMTEKILARAAGKRTVEPGDNVWVAADVLMTHDVCGPGTIGIFRREFGKAARVWDRDRVVLIPDHYIFTKDDKAHRNVDILREFAGEQGLPHLYDVGTPRYKGVCHIALAEEGHTRPGEVLFGTDSHTCTAGAFNEFATGIGNTDAAFVMGTGKLLLKVPPTMHFVFEGEVPPYILAKDLILQIIGDVGVDGATYRAMEFAGDAVMRLSMEERMTLANMVIEAGGKNGIIAADQTTRAYVGARTKRPFTEVTNDPGATFCFERRYDAGRLEPVVAKPHSPDNRALARELKDVRLTRAYIGSCTGGKITDFINAARVLKGRRVAVDTFLVPSTTEVSTGLRTHTVDGRPLLDIFRDAGCQISIDASCAACLGGPRDTFGRINGPEVCISTTNRNFPGRMGAKEGQVYLASPYTVAASAVTGHITDPRELLQ; encoded by the coding sequence ATGAGTATGACCATGACCGAGAAGATCCTGGCGCGCGCGGCCGGGAAGCGGACGGTCGAGCCCGGCGACAACGTCTGGGTGGCGGCCGACGTCCTCATGACCCACGACGTCTGCGGGCCAGGCACGATCGGCATCTTCCGGCGCGAGTTCGGCAAAGCGGCACGCGTCTGGGACCGCGACCGCGTGGTCCTCATCCCGGACCACTATATCTTCACCAAGGACGACAAGGCCCACCGCAACGTGGACATCCTGCGCGAGTTCGCCGGCGAGCAGGGCCTCCCGCACCTCTACGACGTCGGCACGCCGCGCTACAAGGGCGTCTGCCACATCGCGCTCGCCGAGGAGGGCCACACCCGCCCCGGCGAGGTGCTCTTCGGGACCGACTCCCACACCTGCACGGCCGGCGCCTTCAACGAGTTCGCCACCGGCATCGGCAACACCGACGCCGCCTTCGTCATGGGGACCGGCAAGCTCCTGCTCAAGGTGCCGCCGACGATGCACTTCGTCTTCGAGGGCGAGGTGCCGCCGTACATCCTCGCCAAGGACCTGATCCTCCAGATCATCGGCGACGTCGGTGTCGACGGGGCAACGTATCGGGCGATGGAATTCGCGGGAGACGCCGTCATGCGCCTGTCGATGGAGGAGCGGATGACGCTCGCCAACATGGTGATCGAGGCGGGCGGCAAGAACGGCATCATCGCGGCCGACCAGACGACGCGCGCCTACGTCGGCGCGCGCACGAAGAGGCCGTTCACCGAGGTGACGAACGACCCGGGCGCCACCTTCTGCTTCGAGCGCCGTTACGACGCCGGGCGGCTCGAGCCCGTGGTCGCCAAGCCGCACTCGCCCGACAACCGCGCGCTCGCGCGCGAGCTCAAGGACGTGCGGCTGACGCGCGCCTACATCGGCTCGTGCACCGGCGGCAAGATCACCGACTTCATCAATGCGGCCCGGGTGCTCAAGGGGCGCCGGGTGGCGGTGGACACCTTCCTCGTGCCGTCGACCACCGAGGTCTCGACCGGCCTCCGTACGCACACCGTCGACGGCCGCCCGTTGCTCGACATCTTCCGCGACGCCGGTTGTCAGATCTCGATCGACGCCTCGTGCGCCGCCTGCCTCGGCGGCCCGCGCGACACCTTCGGGCGCATCAACGGCCCCGAGGTCTGCATCTCCACCACCAACCGCAACTTCCCCGGCCGCATGGGCGCCAAGGAGGGACAGGTCTACCTCGCCTCGCCCTACACCGTTGCGGCCTCCGCCGTGACGGGCCACATCACCGACCCGCGGGAGCTCCTGCAATGA
- a CDS encoding 2-isopropylmalate synthase, which translates to MDRVQIFDTTLRDGEQSPGATMNVEEKLAIARQLEHLGVDVIEAGFAASSEGDFEAVRRVAEAVSRPIVLSLARTREQDVDRALRAVERAKRPGIHIFIATSDIHLKHKLMMSRKDVLDAAVWAVTRAKKHLDYVEFSAEDASRSDPEYLIEVFSAVIEAGARTINVPDTTGYALPEEYGALFRLLRERVKGADRVIWSAHCHNDLGMAVANSLAAVQNGARQIECTVNGIGERAGNTAMEEVVMAIKTRGDRFGVDTGIVTEQIYPTSRLLAQITGLTVPVNKPIVGDNAFAHEAGIHQDGVLKNRLNYEIMRPESVGLDSNRLVLGKHSGRHAFVARLRELGLDTTDVDMNVAFDRFKALADAKKSVYDEDLIALVAQQSVRGGASERYVLTYLNVTSSSMAVPHATVKLKIDGEEVMGSGTGDGMVDACYKVIGDLTGQHPQLERYAVKAITGGTDAQGEVSCLVSEAGITVLGQGSHTDIIQASALAYLNALNRLAYRRLHRQQIQTAEVGP; encoded by the coding sequence ATGGACCGGGTTCAGATCTTCGACACGACGCTGCGCGACGGCGAGCAGTCGCCCGGCGCGACCATGAACGTGGAGGAGAAGCTGGCGATCGCCCGCCAGCTCGAGCACCTCGGCGTCGACGTGATCGAGGCCGGGTTCGCGGCGTCGTCCGAGGGCGACTTCGAGGCGGTGCGCCGCGTCGCGGAGGCCGTCTCGCGGCCCATCGTCCTCTCGCTGGCGCGCACCCGGGAGCAGGACGTCGACCGCGCCCTCCGCGCCGTCGAGCGCGCCAAGCGGCCCGGCATCCACATCTTCATCGCCACCTCCGACATTCACCTGAAGCACAAGCTCATGATGAGCCGGAAGGACGTGCTCGACGCCGCGGTGTGGGCGGTCACGCGCGCCAAGAAGCACCTCGACTACGTCGAGTTCTCCGCCGAGGACGCCTCGCGCAGCGACCCCGAGTACCTGATCGAGGTCTTCTCCGCCGTGATCGAGGCCGGGGCGCGGACGATCAACGTCCCCGACACGACGGGCTACGCGCTCCCCGAGGAGTACGGCGCGCTCTTCCGGCTGCTCCGCGAGCGGGTCAAGGGGGCGGACCGCGTCATCTGGAGCGCCCACTGCCACAACGACCTCGGGATGGCGGTCGCCAACTCGCTGGCCGCCGTGCAGAACGGCGCGCGACAGATCGAGTGCACGGTCAACGGCATCGGCGAGCGGGCCGGCAACACCGCCATGGAAGAGGTCGTCATGGCGATCAAGACCCGCGGCGACCGCTTCGGCGTCGACACCGGCATCGTGACCGAGCAGATCTACCCGACCAGCCGGCTGCTCGCGCAGATCACCGGCCTCACCGTGCCGGTGAACAAGCCGATCGTCGGCGACAACGCGTTCGCGCACGAGGCCGGCATCCACCAGGACGGCGTGCTCAAGAACCGCCTCAACTACGAGATCATGCGGCCCGAGTCGGTCGGCCTCGACTCGAACCGCCTGGTCCTCGGCAAGCACTCGGGGCGGCACGCCTTCGTCGCGCGGCTGCGCGAGCTCGGCCTCGACACGACAGACGTCGACATGAACGTCGCGTTCGACCGCTTCAAGGCGCTGGCGGACGCCAAGAAGAGCGTCTACGACGAGGACCTGATCGCGCTCGTGGCGCAGCAGTCGGTGCGCGGCGGCGCGAGCGAGCGTTACGTCCTCACCTACCTGAACGTCACCTCCTCGAGCATGGCCGTGCCGCATGCCACCGTGAAGCTCAAGATCGACGGCGAGGAGGTGATGGGATCGGGCACCGGCGACGGCATGGTCGACGCCTGCTACAAGGTGATCGGCGACCTCACCGGGCAGCACCCGCAGCTCGAGCGCTATGCCGTCAAGGCGATCACCGGCGGCACCGACGCGCAGGGCGAGGTGTCGTGCCTGGTCTCGGAGGCCGGCATCACCGTGCTCGGACAGGGGAGCCACACCGACATCATCCAGGCGAGCGCGCTCGCCTACCTGAACGCGCTCAACCGGCTCGCTTACCGGCGCCTCCACCGCCAGCAGATCCAGACGGCGGAGGTCGGGCCATGA